The DNA window GCTTTATGGTACATATACGTGGGAATCATGGCCATCGGATTGCGCGGACTATGACTTCTCGTTAACAATATGTTCCCGCATCAACTTAATAGTGTTTCAAAAACTTTGTTATTACTTGCACGTGTGAGATGgatcaataaaatcaatagactttttagaaaaaaatgtgttaCAGTATTGTTGTAAAATAGTGCGATTTTATCGTCATAAGTTTTTAAGGATTCAATGAAATGGGGCGATCAACTgtttcttgtcactcgttgctatagttacggtctcctgagtcactctttaaactttaaaccgtaaatttatataatgaaaatttgccaaacatgcatttttctGGTAGTTTAAAGTCCCTTCTATAATtagtcatctaataagcatgttagtataatgtgacacaacatttcttctattgaactgtactacttttgtcccatCGCTGaagggacagaataacaacatgAAATAGTTAATTCACCCAAATAATGAAAAGTCTTACAATTTTAGTTCAGATCTCTTAATAGATATTTAGTTATGATGATTGTGATGATAAATATTAAGCGACAATATTAAGGGAAATTTTgatagtttataaataaaagactTTAGTAACTTATTAGGTTTATTCAAACAATAATTCTtatccaaaataaaacaaagttaaaaaacatttgaaaaaaggTAAAAGCTCCTCATACAcagtttttcatttattttcttaaaaaatatgactTTTCTTTCCTTAATAAATTAGCAcgctatgtacagtcgagttcttatacttgtgagcaaaaaaacaatctaaagTTTTTAAACTCGACTGTAGGGTACGTATACGACCACTACCTACTTTGTGTTTATTCGAAACGTAGTACTTGCTGACGTACCAAATGCCACAGATCCGCTTCTCTCTGTCAACTAAATGTAAAATCGAACAAACTGATGAATGTACAacaagggtggaacctttgaataatcaatttcactataattTCCTCAACAAAAGTTTGGGACGTCAACATGGCATtattagcacaaaggttccaccccggtACATGGTTCAATTTATTCTACTGTACATGGCTGCGTTCGGAGAATGCTTTTCGGTTGTTTTGTAAGAATATGAGGTAtctttacttataaaaacaGATTTTGCGAGCGTAAAATTGTAAGAAAATATGTATGGACTCCTGAGCCATTGTAGAACGTTCTAGAAGCTCTACAATAAATCTTTTGTCAAGCAATGTGACTATCACTATGACTGTTTCTGTGAAAAAGTTCCGTAGTGAATCATTACAGTGTGTGTAGGTAGAgtagataaaatatatattttttacctaaaaCTCATTGGAGGTCACAAGTACGTCCGTAGCATGTTAATTTCGGTCAACTAACGAAAGCTGGTATATGTTTACGTGCGGAAAACGGCTCAACGGATTTGTATGACAGTTGTGGACTAAACATTTAGCAGTTCAGGATGGTGGTTTTTAATATGTAGATTCAGACTGATCCTCTGCACAAACGTTTTGCCGCACACGCCGCAAACCTTGCACTTATCTTTAGTATGAATCCTCTCATGCACAATCAAAGTGCCTTTCCTCTTAAAAGCCTTCTTGCAGAACCTGCACTGATTATCCTTGACAGTCTTGTGTTTAAACATGTGCTTGTAAATAGAACCGCAACCGTATGTCTCGAAATCGCAGAACTCGCATTTGAATCTTTTTCCAAGCTTGTGGAAATTTTGGATGTGGTTTTGAAGGACGTATTTAGAGTTGAAGGACTTTTTGCAGGCGTTGCACTTGATCCTATCGTCGACGTCATGCTCCTCTAATTTGTGGACGGTGAGACGCGCCTCCGTCATGAATCCTTTAGGGCAGCGGTCGCAGTTATAGCGAGGCATATCGAGATGTTTAGTCTCTATATGGATGCGGAGTTTTAGGAATCTGGTGTATTTTTTGTCGCACTGTTTGCAATGGTATGCACCGTCCTTCTTATAGTCACAGGAGCGGAGGCCTAGAagacaaaaaaaacagacttttctcaaacatgctatgtaatgtttatgttgtgttccataaaacaggcttcaaaatatactgttgcaagtctaggcctgcaagacaacagtcttttgtttcaatgcaaaaagTCAAAaatccacgataaaggccattatacacgacttgaaattaataatctgaatttctatggttcatttattagttgagcatttctaaaaaagtttgtacatttgatttgcgactctgatttggataaaaatttgcaggtctgtatgtagagtgaacgatactgagtcgtaataacatagtctctcaaaatgtcccgaTTTGTTTGTAtagaaatttccttttttgttaccaaaactctatggatttgcggtaacaaaaaaaggaactttccatacaaattaattgggacatttcgggagaccatgttatttaaactcagtatcgttcactctatctacctgcaaatttttacccaaatcggagtcgcaaatcaaaagtacaaacttttttagaaatgctcagttactgaataaattcacaggactatgaattttctatatgtaaatatataaatattaccgacgcgctttacgtcaaattacaatttaatttacataataaagtattaatgtaagtagctgattaaatgggctgcagttcgtgtataatggccctaaaagccgaacagcaaacacaataaaaaaaaagtctcggcgggaaaatttacaagtgtcattgtcttttttttttgattgactggacttgggctttagccattttgcaagtaagttccattgtcatttcaaaagtttcgtttagaaacgtgacTTTTTATTGTTGCAGTCTGTTATATGtacatgttttatagcaatttgattttatgggaattattttaactttttaaaaaatcatgttagaatgaaataaacacttatatagatggtagttataatttgagtctggtacaattttagttttcttacgaataaaacattgatttctagtagtttttattccttttagtgcatgtttgagaaaagcactatacaagcctcggcgtgaaagaacatgccagctTCGTATatctatacatactcggcctgcaagccttcctttcccggcctctgcagtaatgtactatttatccTGTTGTCTGCGAGACGcaatacattgcggcgctcgattgaccgtTTCAGTGtagttggctttacggcctcgcaatgtaatgcaacttgcacgatttagCTTGCAGGTCTAGTGGGCTTGAGAGCGATATGATTTGATAAGTTAATTGTTGTGATTTTGGATGCTTTCCGTGTTTAATACTCCATGTGGGTGGGAGGAATCAGAATGGACGATGTATTTTCGGGCGTTATAGGGTATTCAATAAAGgcgttttaataaaatagtttttttgtaaGTTACCAAATACAGGCATTAAAACTAGTGATGCTACAGACCTCTATTTCTGTTTCCGCAACTGCGGAAGCTCCGCTCGCTTTTGAAAATCCGTTTCCGAATCTCAACTCTCACTCAGCGGCCAAATTACTTGTCATAAAATATAACTtacaattacttaattttgaatattaattagtacttgtgtcacaagggagcaaaatggtgtatttacggcgagggcgtacattgaatccagaatgtagcgaaggattctacagtagaatcctgagcgtaatgtgggattcaagtgttaacgcccaagatgaaaataattttgctcccgagtggctcatacaacttttcacaccgagcattaagaaacttgaaaaaatatatctaaatattgataaagaacaaccagcatagaaaatggcgtggctttacaattatcaactttaaaaaatggcatttgcaatgaaacacttagaaaagccttgaacagaaaagttgcactttgctccctctcgtcagggaggaaaagttgcTTTTCTGaaggtgtgatttttttttaaatttgcaataTTGTTTTCTACTGCgtacctatttttatttcaaatctagGTTCGGTGTGTAATAGTGTGTATTTgatatgtaataaaaaatatatttgcataaaagtttttttttgtcatagtaTGTACAATTCCGTTTCTGTTTCCGTTTCTGCTAAAATTTACTTTAGACATCCGTTTCCGTTTCTGATTCCGCTAAGAGACTTCAGCTGCATCACTAATTAAAACCACCTAGTAGCTAGCTAAAAGGAGCGCTACAAATAGATGTCGGAGTTAGATTGTGAGAGTGAGTGAGAGTGAGTTACTGCAGAAAGGGTGCTGTATTcccgtatattatactagtttgtacccgcggcttcgcacgcgtagtCCGTTAGATCAAGCAGTCGAAATGAAATTTCAGGATTATACTAAATTATCACGGAAATTCCTAAAAATAGTGGTTATAGTTCGTTtagtacatcttattatcctgtgttctgttattttcatgtgtttttatattcaataaaaagttttaatttccaAATTTCAGATCTCTTATACCAGcaatcccgtaggaatatcggggtaaaaagtagcctatgtgttatttccgATAAccagctatctatataccatatttcatataaattccgccgttttagcatgaaggagtaacaaacatacactcaCCTACCCATAAGTTtgcgcatttataaaattagtaggatttatttatGCCTTCGTTGCAACGCAAGCAGAAGTGAGCATCTCTTTTGGgcgaacatcatcatcatcaaccggaagacgactactgctgaacaaaggcctgccccttagaacgccagAGTTGTTCATTGAATGGGAGGTCTGCCAACCCTTCgttttccggttcgtggtcgccactcgaggacctctctcccccaacggttatctgttcttcgagcaatgtggccCGCGACCTGTacattcttcgagctatgcCGATGACTTTATCGCCGtattctatcgcgcaaaaaaAACTCTGAATAAGCTCGTTTCGTGACTCTGAGACTCACACATAGGCCATAGGTCATCCATTAGGGGCAAAACATACTGGTCGAAGACTGTaggtcttcaggcactgcggaatattggagaAGATATCAAGAAGTTTCtggaacgctgcccatccgagggTTCTTCAAGAGACCTGTTTGTCGACGTTGGACCTGCCTAACTAAACCTAGCGCTGGAAGGACCAAATTCAATGGAACTATTGCATGTTTATTTTCGAGGGAATTCgttaatatctttatttatcGCTGCTGCAAGCTTCGTGGTGCATATAGAATTGCAGTTGGAATTGGACTGTTATGTCTTCTTCTTCCTGGTCAGGTCAACTGGTCATTATCATCCACATTCTTATTTGGGCTCAGCCGTGCTAATACCACAATGCCACTTAACGTGGTGGCTGCCGTTTCTTTACCGAAGATTTCTGCTCTCATATCGCTTGTTATGGTGCTCTAGCCGGAGGAGGCCGTCCTTGTCTTCCACCTTCCTTCTATGTCATCATCAGCAGGAAATGTCCACTgatgaacaaaagcctccccttagaacgacTGGCCACCTGCGTTCACAAGTTGCAATGCTCCAGTCTTCAGTCCacttagtgggaggcctgccctCACCATTCGGTTCATGGTTGCCATGCCAGTCAAGAAACTTTCCCCCAAACGATTTATATTACTGTCCTTGTCATATAGCTCCTATTGTCTCCCATGATGCGCCAGTATCAGCGATTATTTTACGATTTTTCAATCATAAAACCGACCTGTGACCCTATCTCATCTGAGGAAAAGTGCAGCTGAggtcactggttcagtaacagctttTCACTCTAGCCCTGAAGAGCTCTATATTATATCTATCCGGAAATATAGACGACAAGCGAATTCCATTTCTTAGCAGTTATGTAAGCTAAAGCATTTTTGAATGGGATGGTTATTTCACGGCATCATTCTCACGCGAAAATGTGCCGTGTTTCAAGCGAATAGTAGTTTAGCAAGGAAATATGGTCATTTACACTCTTTTGGTACCATAAGGTTCAAAAGTAATAGCTACTGTTTTTTAaagcgtttttcaataaaaagactcgtcaagattgtttaccttatttctaatgctaaaaaccggccaagtgcgtgtcggacacgcccaaaatagggttccgtagccattacgaaaacattaagtaatatttttctaaggatttcgtattttatacggaatcttccaagtttaggtatatatattttacaccttaggctgctatttactcataaactactaataattctcaagcaaacttagccattatagttttccttgaaagtttgatataattactaccatcctgaattttttcaaatttttccacccaccggtttagattttagaggggggggggacgctcgattttaatgaaaatttgcactttaaagttgaataaacaagtcactaaatcgaaaaatcgttttagcaaccccctaatggttttaaaagacctatccaacgataccccacactatagggttagatgagaaaaaaaaacacccccactttacgtctatgggaggtaacctaaaaaaatagcaacagacagacatggcgaaactataagggttccgtatttgccattttggctccggaaccctaaaaaaacgaagtatagttcGTACCTATACTCATTCATTCCGGGCACAGCATGTGTGGACCAGGGTGACGTGTCGTGGTACTCTAGCTAACGTTAATTTTGTACCCAGGATATCATAATTTCAATATTCGCaatatctcggaaactagaatcCACAATAGCATTCCTTATACATGAAGATTTACAAATATAacttaaacaatattattagattATTTCGTTTCTAAGTGATTTGGGAGAGATTTTACAAATAGTCGATTCCATAATATTTTAACATCATTAGTGTCAAATGTCTTATCATTGGTGCCTGCCCGCATAGCCAACGCAGCCGCAGCATTTGGAAAACTTAACCACCGTGTCTGGAGATCTCACGATATCAAGCTTCAGACTAAAATGTTGGTTTATAAGGCTAAAGTCATAGCAACGCTACTTTATGCTGCAGAAACGTGGTGCTGTTATAAGGCGGACATTAAAAAGCTAGACATCTTTCATCTCCGCTGTCTCAGATCAATAATACGTATAAAATGGCAAGATCGCGTGCCCAATACGGAAGTTCATCGTCGCGCAGGCGTGCCTGGCATTGAGGCGCTCATAATGAAACATCAGCTGAGATGGTGTGGATTTTAGATTGCCCAAGGCAGTGTTCTATTCGGAACTCTCGTGCGGAAAGCGGAAGCGGGGAGGCCAATTTCTGCGCTATAGAGATGTCCTCAAACGCCACCTTACAGCTTGCGGTATACCTTGTGATCGTTGGGAGGAACTTGCACTGCGGAGAACAGAGTGGCGCTCTATTGTTCGCAAAAGTGTCGACCGTTTTGAACGGATGCGGCTGGAGGACCTGGATGCTAAGCGTCAAATGCGTAAGACGAGACCAAGGCCCTCTTATACTTACACATACAACAGTTCCAGACAACTTCACTGCGCTCCATGTGATCGAGTCGATCATAAGTTCGGTTTCGCGAGCCACATCCGAGCTTTCCACAACCCGGACAAGGACAATTGACGGAGTCGCTGTCGCCGGATACGGCggggtatatatatatatagtgtgAATCGAAAAAGTAACACAAATgagattttatataataataattgtcaagGTCAAACAATGTTCTAGACTACTTTCGAATATGAGGGATTTCGATGCTCCCGTAACTACTTTACACACAAGAAATGTAAATAACAGGAGTACAAAATACTTACGGAGACAGTGGTCATCACACGAATGAACAGGTTTTAGTAATTTGAGCTGAAATCGGTTTTTAGACTGCTATCTTTTTATAACGGAGCTGCACGCGTCCTTCCCGTATTAACTGTCCGACGAGACTGGCGGACGCGCTTCTATAAGCGCGGGGCAAGGGGGCAAGGTTGGACGTAACTTTTATAAGGCgggtatacaaataaaataacacgaaTGAGGTGAAAAAGAGAACACGGATTTAAGTCAAGAGGAAACATATATAATCACATTTTAATAGAAAGTTGGTGTTAGTATaacactaataatttaaaaaataaaacttgcgttaaagaaaaatatgaattccaataaagttgatttttttattgtgacacGGATGAGAAATGAACaactttttctaatttaatcataaaattagccCAGTTAGGGTGACCTTTTTCACTGTGTATTTGTTTCGATATCAACTATTgaccatttaaataataaagtttcttAAAATAGTTGCTATCACTTATTTTAGCTTAGGGAGCACGTGCAAACGAGCAATGTGAAATCGACCCATTAAACATAATGACATTagatttatgacaaataaaatcgCCGCAATTcaccttgaaaaaaaaaaagtgttgtgTTTGTTTTAATAGGTATTCTATTTTGAAATATAAGATTATTGTAAAGTCGAGTTTTGaagcaataaaatttacaagatACTTACCtacgttaaaaaataattcatggAAATCACGTGTCTTGATGGCGTAAACATAACATATTATATATTCTATCCGCTGCCATATCAGATAAAAAAACGTACTTATATATAACGAATATACGTATGTGGCCGGCCGTGAAACATACAGAGAAGGTATAACAATTCATACatcttataatattattaatatattatggAAACGAGAATTATTGTACCTCCTCATGATCAAATAGTCAAAAACAGTAATACTataaatcataattatatcgtagtacagacatacaatgcaatggcgATTAGATGTAAtatacactagcttttacctaTGCTATTGTTAGCTGTTtcacgcgactccgtccgcgtaaattcTTTTATAGctatccgcgggaactatgcaaatttccggaataaaaactatcctacgtacTTGCTTGGGACtcaactatctatataccgaatttcatctaaatcggttcagcagtttagaagtgatgaggtaacaaacagatttacaaactttcgcatttataataatcgGTCTATTATCGTGGCCGtgttcaaatctagggtgaatgggccacagaacaatataaaatctttatctacacccatatagtaaatcctccattatgccttcaaaaccatagataatgaccagcatgaaataaataaatatcatgggacacttgacaccaattgacctagtcccatactaagcaaagcttgtactacggataaacatacttatatagataaatacatattaaacatccaagacccaagaacaaacattcgtattattcatacaaatatctgccccggccgggaattgaacccaggacctcaagcttcgtagtcaggttctctaaccacttggccatccggtcgtcaaaagcattacgacattggattatattatgaacacggcGGTATCTTAATGTACATTACGATACCGAAATCGATATCGTAATGAACATAACCGAACCCTATTCATCTTCACCAAGCGCAGGAGCTTCtggttgcaatgcaggtcattctcaatggttcttgaacgcatgatagaggatttaatatatggatgtagataaagcAACGTATGCAACTGTaagtacgtaattaggccttaaaacgtaacagttgcataaactactatttttagTGTTCTTTGGAAACGTGCATCTTAATCTACATCTTCgcttacaatacggtatttgacaactcctgcatttgccatatcttaatattattatgaaaatatagatatacagatagtgtttagcgaagagaaaactgaaatcggttggaaattggatttatagtgattttttgaaaaatcattatacctgtctctttctcaaacgcttttctctatgcagcaagtatggcggtactggcgtgttacgtcacatgccagtatgtcttttctgtctaatcttgaatttcaaacccttataactttgttatttgtaaaggtagcttaaaaattgtttctctattcgataacaggcattgtgtagctttaatttataaaacatatacaaaatagtcaaataccgtattacaatCAGGTAACAAATTCCGTCGTGTTTGTACACAAAATGTCTGATAATACTGTTCGCTACCCCTCACGAAACagttgtacagtcgaggtcaaagatatattACGATTGAgggtgaagcagcagtgcttgcactgttgtgttccggcgtggagagtaagacagccggtgaaattacacACTATGATACACACACTTGAGgtttcccatcttaggcctctaggttggcaacgcatctgcaatacccctggtgttgcaggtgtctatatgttggtgatctcttaccatcaggagacccacttgctcgttttcgatccagtcaaataaaaaaaaaaatagacactagcttttgcccgcggcttcgtccgcgtgaaaatctgttatcgcgcgctgttccctcgggaactgcatttatccgggataaaaagtagcctatgtcactttctggcccataaactatctctatgccaaaaataacgtcgatccgtcgctccgtttcgacgtgaaagacggacaaacatacaaacacacacacttgcacatttaaaatattagtatggataattaGGTCGGTCGTCCTGCATTGTAAGTCTGTAACACACGCGACGATGTCACCATGGGATTTGCAACCTGTATGAACTACATATGACGTAACATTTCCTAAGTAGATGATTGCTAATTAATCAGAGATCTATTTGACTTTGAGCTCAGCAGTTCCATATCAATTCCACTATACCATCATTATGAATgcgtttttaagtttgtttttgttcCTGCGGCTTCGGAGTATGTCCAAAGGACCAATTGTCTCTCATTTGGGGAACCCACATTTTAGATATATCATACCAGGTCTTTTCGTTTTAATTTCTTCACGCAAACGCTTAACGTATCGGACACTGCAATCACATTCAAATCATCATTTACGTTACTTTGACCCTTTTCACGATAATCAACCATGATGACCCCTTGCAATCCcaaaaaaacaggccaagagcgtgtcggacacgcccgaaatagggttccgtagtcattacgaaaaaaacaagtatagaTAGAGTGCATTTTAGTAACTTATTGCATAGGTACTTATCtcaatttttttagattttttatttttatttatagatagtTCAGGTTTATCGGTAAATCTTGACATGAGGTTACAGCTGTGTCAGGTTAGCGTTACGATTGTACTGTTTCGTGATTAACAAACGCGTATTTTCAAAATAGCACCTCTAtgaaattgagaatacgaaagtataggccacattggctacatttcagctatgtcTTTCGTAGTGTTTAtccaattgtgacgctagatggcgaataaccggaatgcgctaTGGGCTTGCCCACGCTTGCACACATTCGTCGAAAATATTATCTACTACTCTGTGCTTTGAGCTGATTCATATCAAATCATCATCCATAGCCTATACGTCCATGCTGGACACGCCTACTCTCAGAACGCGAGGTGTTCATGGGTATAGGGATATATAACGCGTATCACATCGATCCCGAGTGGATCGGTTTACAGCgctcgattagccacggagtcaaTGACACTATTTTtcacactttgggcgtctcctgcgtttaCCAAAATTGTCACTGGCGGTTACCGAACATCGTACTTCAACAAGATTTttacggtttaatagcttaaacttacgtagggtAGAGATGGCATTGTAAATATGAATGTACACCATGtattatattaagaaaaatatgttttacttacaaaaatctgcaattgtttgaaaaatgtcgcggacactCAATTTAGTGTCGgttttaaaaaagttaattgcGTCCACACTAGCGATCTTGATACGCGTCGGTGCAACGCGACGGAGATACGATACGACAAAATGATATAAATGTGGACCCAGCTTTAGACAAAGTGATACCATGCCGACGCTACAATAGAGACGATTCCCTCAAATCTACaccgaccggatggccaagcggttagagaacctgactacaaagcttgaggtcccaggttcgattcccggccggggcagatatttgtatgaataatacgatggatgtttaataagtatatttattttataagtatgtttatccgttgcctagtatccatagtacaagctttgcttagtttgggactaggtcaattggtgacaAGCGTCCcatgataaaaatatatttaaaaaaaaaactgtcaaatgCAAACCCCTTGGTGACATTGTCGCGTTATAACAAAAAGAGACACCTACCTTTTTTCTTCTCCCCGCTCACCGCCGCCTCCGTCAGTTCAGTTTCATCGTCCTGTTAAAATACAATATTGTATTAGCCGTGGCGGCTTCGGTTATGGTCTCCTATTATGCTAGATACTAGTGATTGCCCGCGGATtcacacgcgtaaatcattactGATCATTAGAATTAGATacagtagttgaattgaaattccaggtttttacaaaatacccgtagaaattaggtaggtaccatcagccaaacatgtggtctaccaccctaaagttgttaatcgtttgcatgtcacaaaacaataatgccaatagacgtgtctgtcaacctgaaagttcgactttagcgacatattcatttgataggaacttgtttaaaaattgatagaccacttatttggctgatggtacaccgTGGTCtgtattgacgttgcattataatATACACAACAGTGCCAAGTTTCGTGACTCCATACCTAGCGGATGAGATTTCGTAATTTtatctcacacacacacacgcacacacacaaactttagcatttataatataagcgaCATCTCTGAGGTCAGCGTCAACGTTCCGATCGATAAATCGATTTCGTTTCGAATACGTCCGCAGTGGGCTAGGACGTTTCAGTCGCTGCTCGCGTGTGGCCATGTGCGGTAGTGGGtgtaatttttgtaataatgGATGTTTCAACGTAGGTTTTAGGAATTATGCATTAAGAGCGTTTAccgctgagctggcaacgttgcatttttgttagtttgtcTCGTTTATtccttaaaaatttaataaaaattaataatgtggtctgatagaactcttcttaattaACCccatgttataagtttgaccgctatatgtgtctgtgtgtctgtctgtttgtggcaccgtagctcttaaacaggtggaccgatttgaatgcggctttttttacttaaagtcccgttttgttcggaaaaaaagggaggacaaaagtttccgaaagacaaaaaaaaatctcaaaacacagacaatcATTGCCCCGtacgtaacgcataattgccataattaatttcaggcaatgcaaaatattcacaaaattattctaattataaataaactcgcgtagctcacccaaaaactatgagatttgacatttcggagacctcaccctacactagc is part of the Choristoneura fumiferana chromosome 26, NRCan_CFum_1, whole genome shotgun sequence genome and encodes:
- the LOC141442770 gene encoding uncharacterized protein isoform X10; translated protein: MRLTSRKQVLDCEERFKDMYSRNLIRGFEVKDEPLLSETEEMKEEIQSMDDEDDDTFLNFNDGDDDLTSDLSATADAERKTRSKGKAKSKPKKAKQDKKTKTKRPINKDDETELTEAAVSGEKKKGLRSCDYKKDGAYHCKQCDKKYTRFLKLRIHIETKHLDMPRYNCDRCPKGFMTEARLTVHKLEEHDVDDRIKCNACKKSFNSKYVLQNHIQNFHKLGKRFKCEFCDFETYGCGSIYKHMFKHKTVKDNQCRFCKKAFKRKGTLIVHERIHTKDKCKVCGVCGKTFVQRISLNLHIKNHHPELLNV
- the LOC141442770 gene encoding uncharacterized protein isoform X11, whose translation is MRLTSRKQVLDCEERFKDMYSRNLIRGFEVKDEPLLSETEEMKEEIQSMDDEDDDTFLNFNDGDDDLTSDLSATADAERKTRSKGKAKSKPKKAKQDKKTKTKRPIKDDETELTEAAVSGEKKKGLRSCDYKKDGAYHCKQCDKKYTRFLKLRIHIETKHLDMPRYNCDRCPKGFMTEARLTVHKLEEHDVDDRIKCNACKKSFNSKYVLQNHIQNFHKLGKRFKCEFCDFETYGCGSIYKHMFKHKTVKDNQCRFCKKAFKRKGTLIVHERIHTKDKCKVCGVCGKTFVQRISLNLHIKNHHPELLNV